The DNA window CACGCCACCCTCGCCGACGAGGCGTACGCCCTGGGCGGCGACACGGCGGCCGACAGCTACCTGCGCATCGACAAGCTCATCGACGTGGCCGCCAAGGCGGGCGCCGACGCGGTGCACCCCGGCTACGGCTTCCTCTCCGAGAACGCCGACTTCGCCCAGGCCGTCATCGACGCCGGGCTGACCTGGATCGGCCCCACCCCGCAGGCGATCCGCGACCTCGGCGACAAGGTGACCGCCCGGCACATCGCCCAGCGGGCCGGCGCGCCCCTGGTCCCCGGCACCCCGGACCCGGTGGGCAACGCCGACGAGGTGATGGCCTTCGCCGTCGACCACGGCCTGCCGGTCGCCATCAAGGCGGCCTTCGGCGGCGGCGGGCGCGGCCTCAAGGTGGCCCGCACCATGGAGGAGATCCCGCACCTGTTCGAGTCGGCCACCCGCGAGGCGGTCGCCGCGTTCGGCCGGGGCGAGTGCTTCGTCGAGCGCTACCTGGACCAGCCCCGCCACGTCGAGGCGCAGGTCCTGGCCGACCAGCACGGCAACGTGATCGTGGTGGGCACCCGCGACTGCTCGCTGCAGCGCCGGCACCAGAAGCTGGTCGAGGAGGCCCCGGCGCCGTTCCTCACCGAGGCCCAGCGCCGGCAGATCCACGACAGCGCCAAGGCAATCTGCCGGGAGGCCGGCTACCACGGCGCCGGCACGGTGGAATACCTGGTCGGCGCGGACGGCACCATCTCCTTCCTGGAGGTCAACACCCGGCTCCAGGTGGAGCACCCGGTGACCGAGGAGACGGCCGGCATCGACCTGGTCCGCGAGCAGTTCCGCATCGCCGACGGCGAGAAGCTGCGGTTCACCGAGGACCCGACCCCGCGCGGGCACGCGATCGAGTTCCGGATCAACGGTGAGGACCCGGGCCGCAACTTCCTGCCCGCCCCGGGCACCATCACGGCCCTGCGGCTGCCCACCGGCCCGGGCGTCCGGGTGGACACCGGCATCTCGGCCGGCGACGTGATCGGCGGCAACTTCGACTCGCTGCTGGCCAAGGTGATCATCGTCGGCGAGACCCGCACCGAGGCGCTGGAGCGGGCCCGCCGCGCCCTGGACGAGATGGTCGTCGAGGGCATGGCCACTGCGCTGCCCTTCCACCGCCTGGTGGTCCGCGACGAGGCGTTCACCGCCGAGCCGTTCACCGTGCACACCCGGTGGATCGAGACCGGGTGGAACAACACGGTCCCGGCCTTCACCGCCCCCGCCGGCGCCGTCGAGGGCCCGGCCGAGCGCGAGACCGTCGTGGTCGAGGTGGGCGGCAAGCGGCTGGAGGTCACCCTCCCGGCCGGTCTCGGCGCGGGTACGGCGGTCGCCGCGCCCGCCGGCAAGAAGCCGGCCCGCCGGGGCGGCGGCGCCAAGGCCGGCGCGGCGGTCGGCGGCGACGCGCTCACCTCGCCCATGCAGGGCACCATCGTCAAGATCGCCGTGGCGGACGGGGACACCGTCGCCGAGGGGGACCTCGTGGTGGTCCTGGAGGCGATGAAGATGGAGCAGCCGCTGCACGCCCACAAGGCCGGCACGATCAGCGGGCTGTCCGCCGAGGTCGGCGCGGTGATCACCGCCGGCGCCGCCATCTGCACCATCTCCTGACGTCCGCGGCGGTCCTGTCGGCCGGGGGTGGTTTGGGCCACCAGCGGCGGCAGGACCGGCCGCGACCAGGAATGATGGCCGGGTGCGGTTCCTTCATGGCGCGGTTCCCGCGCACGACCTGACCTACAACGACGTCTTCATGGCGCCCAACCGATCCGAGGTGGGCTCCCGGCTGGACGTCGACCTTGCCTCGGCCGACGGCACCGGCACCACCATCCCGCTGGTCGTGTCGAACATGACCGCGGTGGCCGGCCGGCGGATGGCCGAGACGGTGGCCCGGCGCGGGGCCGTCGCGGTGATCCCGCAGGACATCCCGATCGAGGTGGTGGCGAACGTCGTCGCCTGGGTCAAGCAGCGGCACCTGGTGCACGACACCGCCATCACGCTCGGCCCCACGGACACCGTGGGCGACGCCATCCACCTGCTGCCCAAGCGGTCGCACGGCGCGGTGATCGTGGTGGACGAGGCCGGTCGCCCGCTCGGCGTGGTCACCGAGGCGGACACGGTCGGGGTGGACCGCTTCGCCCAGCTCCGGCACGTCATGTCCACCGAGCTGCACACCGTGCCGGCGGACGCGGACCCGCGTACCGGCTTCGACCGGCTCTCGGCGGGCCGGCGGCGGCTCGCCCCGGTGGTGGACGCCGAGGGCCGCCTGGTCGGGGTGCTGACCCGGTCGGGCGCGCTGCGCGCCACGCTGTACAAGCCGGCGGTGGACGACCGGGGCCGGCTGCGCGTCGCCGCCGCGGTGGGCATCAACGGCGACGTGACCGGCAAGGCGGCCGCCCTGCTGGAGGCCGGGGTGGACACCCTCGTGGTGGACACCGCGCACGGGCACCAGGAGCGGATGATCGCGGCGCTGCGGGCGGTCCGCAAGCTCGACCCCGGGGTTCCGGTGGCGGCGGGCAACGTGGTCACCGCGGACGGCGTACGCGACCTCGTCGAGGCGGGCGCCGACATCATCAAGGTCGGCGTCGGGCCGGGCGCCATGTGCACCACCCGGATGATGACCGGCGTGGGCCGCCCGCAGTTCTCCGCGGTGCTCGACTGCGCCGCGGCGGCCCGCTCGCTGGGCCGGCACGTGTGGGCCGACGGCGGCGTACGCCACCCGCGGGACGTGGCGCTGGCGCTCGCGGCGGGCGCCTCGAACGTCATGATCGGCTCCTGGTTCGCCGGCACCTACGAGTCCCCCGGGGACCTCTACACCGATGCCGACGGCCGGCGCTACAAGGAGAGCTTCGGCATGGCCTCGGCCCGCGCGGTGAGCGCCCGGACCGCCGAGGACAGCGCGTTCGACCGGGCCCGCAAGGCGATCTTCGAGGAGGGCATCTCCTCGGCCCGGATGTATCTGGACCCGACCCGGCCCGGCGTCGAGGACCTGATCGACGAGATCATCTCCGGGGTGCGCAGCGCGTTCACCTACGCGGGCGCGCGCAACCTGGAGGAGTTCCACGAGCGGGCGCTGGTCGGCGTGCAGAGCACCGCCGGCTACACCGAGGGCATGCCGCTGCCGACGAGCTGGTGACGCGGCGGCCGGGTCCCTCGCCCCAGGGCGCGGGGGACCCGGCCGTCAGGGGAAGAGCCGGCTGATCACGGTGCGGGCGGCGGCCTCCGGGTCGGGGCCGACGCGGGACGGCAGGGCGCCGGAGAGCCAGAGCGTGGCGAAGCCGTGCACGATCGACCAGGCCGCGAGCGCGTCGACGTCCGGCCCTCGCCCGGTGCGCCGGGCCACGCCGGTGCGCAGCAGCTCGCCGGCCCGGGTCCGCGCGGCCACCACCGCCGGGTCGTCGGGGCGGTAGAGGTCGGGGCGGAACATCACCTCGAAGTGCGCCCGGTGCCGGACCGCGAACCCCACGTACGCCACCCCGGTGTCGACGAGGTCGTCGCCGGCGTCGCGCAGCGCCTCGGCCAGCAGCTCGAAGCCCTGCGCGGCGAGCGCGGTGAGCAGCCCGGCCTTGTCGCCGAAGTGGTGGGCGGGGGCGGCGTGCGAGACGTCGGCCCGCCGGGCCAGGTCGCGGAGGCTCAGCGCGGCCGGGCCGGACTCGGCCATCACCTCCACCGCCGCGTCGAGCAGGGCGCGGCGCAGGTCGCCGTGGTGGTACGCGCGGGACTGGGTCATGCGAGGCACTCTAACTTGCCATTGACAAGATGGCCGACCACAACCCCTGTTCGGCTGACCGCGTAAATAGTTTGGGGCCTTACCGTCCGGGAGCTAACCTAACGCCCGTGAACATGGGACCGCTCGTCCGCTTCCCCGACGCCCTCCAGCACGCGCCGCTCGGCCGGCTCATCTCGATCGCCGGGCACATCGTGGAGCAGCACTGGGGTCGCTACCTCGCCGAACACCACGGGCTCACCTCCGCCGGCATGCGGGTGCTGCTCGTCCTGCTGCGGGCCGGCGACAGCACCCACCGGGAGATGGCCGAGCGGTGCTTCGTCCGGCCGGCCACCCTCACCGGCATCGTCGACACCCTGGAGCGCGACGGCTTCGTGGCCCGGCGGCGGGAGCCCCACGACCGGCGCAGCGTCCAGCTCAGCCTGACCGACAAGGGCCGGGAACACGCCCTCGCCATCATCGACCTGATCCACAGCAACCGACCCCTGACCTCGGTCGACGCGGACCCGGCGAAGCAGGCCGTGATCCGGGAGTTCCTCACGGAAATCATCACGAGCATGTCCGACGGGGACCTTCGCCGGTTGAACCGGAACAGCGAGTCCCACACCGAAGACCCATCCGGGAGCCGTCCGTGCTGATCCGCCTGCTCCGTACCCACCTGCGCCCGTACCGGCGGTTGCTGGCCGCGGTGGTGGCCTTCCAGTTCGTCGGCACGATGGCGTCGCTCTACCTGCCGAGCCTCAACGCCGACATCATCGACCGGGGCGTGGCCGTCGGCGACACCGACCAGATCATGCGTACGGGCGGCTGGATGCTGCTCGTCAGCCTGCTCCAGATCTCCTGCTCGATCATCGCCGTCTACCTGGGCGCGAAGACCGCGATGGGCTTCGGCCGGGACGTCCGGGCCGGCATCTTCGCGCACGTCAACAGCTTCTCGGCCCGCGAGGTGGCTCGGTTCGGGGCGCCCTCGCTGATCACCCGGAACACCAACGACGTCCAGCAGGTGCAGATGCTGGTGTTGATGAGCTGCACCATGCTGGTCGCCGCGCCGATCATGAGCGTCGGCGGCGTGGTGATGGCGCTCCAGGAGGATGTGGGGCTCTCCTGGCTGATGCTGGTCTGCGTGCCGGTCCTGGCGATCATGCTCGGCCTGATCACCCGGCGCATGGTCCCCGGCTTCCGGCTCATGCAGACCCGGATCGACACGGTCAACCGGGTGCTGCGCGAACAGATCACCGGCATCCGGGTGGTCCGGGCCTTCGTCCGCGAGCCGTACGAGACCGAGCGCTTCCGGGTGGCGAACACCGACCTGACCGCGACCGCCCTGCGGATCGGCCGGCTCCAGGCGCTGATCTTCCCGGTGGTCATGCTGGTCCTCAACGTCTCCAGCGTCGCGGTGCTCTGGTTCGGCGCGGAACGGGTGGACTCCGGTCAGATCCAGGTCGGCGCGCTCACCGCCTTCCTGCAGTACCTGATGCAGATCCTCATGGCGGTCATGATGGCCACCTTCATGCTGATGATGGTGCCCCGGGCGGCGGTCTGCGCCGAGCGGATCGTCGAGGTGCTGGACACCGACTCGTCGGTGGTGCCGCCGGTCGAGCCGATGATCGCGATGACCCGCCGCGCGGAGCTGGAGTTCCGCCGGGTCTCCTTCCAGTACCCCGGGGCGAGCGCGCCGGTGCTGCACGACATCTCGTTCCGGGCCAGCCCCGGCCGGACCACGGCCATCATCGGCTCCACGGGCGCCGGCAAGACGACCCTGCTCACCCTGATCCCCCGGCTGGTCGACCCGACCGCCGGCGCCGTGCTGGTCGACGGGGTGGACGTGCGGCTGCTGGAACCCGACGAGGTGTGGCGCCGGATCGGGCTGGTGCCGCAGCGGCCGTACCTGTTCAGCGGCACCGTCGCCAGCAACCTCCGCTACGGCAACCCGGACGCGACCGACGCCGAACTGTGGGCGGCGCTGGAGATCGCCCAGGCCCGGGACTTCGTCGCGGAGATGCCGGGCGGCCTGGAGGCGCCGATCGCGCAGGGCGGCACGAACGTCTCCGGCGGCCAGCGGCAACGGCTCGCGATCGCCCGCGCGCTGGTCCGCCAGCCGGAGATCTACCTGTTCGACGATTCCTTCTCCGCGCTCGACCTCGGCACGGACGCCCGCCTGCGGGCCGCGCTGAAGCCGGTCACCGCGGACGCGGTGGTGGTGATCGTGGCGCAGCGGGTCTCCACGATCATCGACGCCGATCAGATCATCGTGCTCGAGGACGGGGGCGTCGTCGGAATGGGACGACATGACGACCTGCTGGTGACCTGCCCGACGTACGCCGAGATCGTGGCGTCCCAGCAGACCGCGGAGGTGACCGCGTGAGCGGCGTACCGGGGCAGAAGCCGTCGCCGGGGGCGAAAGCCGACGGGGCGCCGCCGCAGCGGCTGCCCGCGGCCGGGCGGCGCGGCGGCGGTGGGCCGCCGTGGATGGGCGCCGCCATGCCGGCGGAGAAGTCGATGAACTTCGGGCCGTCCGCCCGCCGGCTGCTGGGCCGCCTCCGGCCGCACCGGTTCTCGCTGGCCGCCATCATCACCCTGGCGGTGGCCAGCGTCGGGGCGAGCGTGATCGGGCCGAAGATCCTCGGGCACGCCACCGACCTGATCTTCGCGGGAGTGGTGGGCCGGCAGATTCCCGCCGGCACCACCCAGGAGCAGGCGGTGGCGGCGGCCCGGGCCGCCGGCAACGACAACTTCGCCGACATGCTGGCCCGGATGGACATCGTGCCCGGCGCGGGCATCGACTTCACGGCGCTGGGCCGCACCATCACTCTGGCGCTCGCCCTCTACCTGGGCGCCAGCCTGCTGATGTGGTGGCAGGGCTGGCTGCTCAACGGGGTGGTGCAGCGCACCGTCCTGCGGCTGCGCGCCGATGTGGAGGAGAAGCTCAACCGGCTGCCGCTGCCCTACTTCGACAAGCAGCCCCGGGGCGAGCTGCTCAGCCGGGTCACCAACGACATCGACAACATCTCGCAGACCCTGTCGCAGACGCTCAGCCAACTGCTCAGCGCGCTGCTCACTGTGGTCGGCGTGCTGGCCATGATGGTGTGGATCTCGCCGCTGCTGGCCCTCGTCGCCCTGGTGGCGGTGCCGCTGTCGGTGGTCGTCACCCAGCAGATCGCCAAGCGGTCGCAGCGCCGGTTCATCGCGCAGTGGCGGCACACCGGTGAGCTGAACGGCCTCATCGAGGAGACGTACACCGGCCACGAGCTGGTCAAGGTCTTCGGCCGGCAGCGCGAGGCGCAGGCCGCCTTCGCGGCCAAGAACGAGGAACTGTTCCAGGCCAGCTTCGGGGCCCAGTTCATCTCCGGGATCATCATGCCGGCGATGATGTTCGTGGGGAACCTCAGCTACGTCGCGATCGCCGTGGTCGGCGGGCTCCGGGTGGCCTCCGGCTCGATGAGCCTGGGCGACGTGCAGGCGTTCATCCAGTACTCGCGGCAGTTCACCCAGCCGCTCACCCAGATCGCCTCGATGGCCAACCTGCTCCAGTCCGGGGTGGCCTCGGCCGAGCGGGTGTTCGAGGTGCTCGACGCCGAGGAGCAGGCCCCGGACCGGCCCGCGCCGCCCCGGGTCACCGGCCGGGTCGAGTTCGAGCACGTCAGCTTCCGCTACGACCCGGACAAGCCGCTGATCGACGACCTCTCGCTGGTGGCCGAGCCCGGTCACACGGTGGCCATCGTCGGCCCGACCGGCGCCGGCAAGACCACCCTGGTCAACCTGATCATGCGGTTCTACGAGCTGGACGCCGGCCGGATCACCCTGGACGGGGTGGACATCAGCTCGCTGCGCCGCGACGAGCTGCGCGGCCGGATCGGCATGGTGCTCCAGGACACGTGGCTCTTCGGCGGCACCATCCGGGACAACATCGCGTACGGGCGGCCGACCGCCACCGAGGAGGAGATCCTGGCCGCGGCCCGGGCCACCTTCGTGGACCGGTTCGTGCGCAGCCTCCCCGACGGCTACGACACCGTGATCGACGAGGAGGGCAGCAACGTCAGCGCCGGTGAGAAGCAGCTCATCACCATCGCCCGGGCGTTCCTCGCCGAACCGTCGCTGCTCATCCTCGACGAGGCGACCAGCTCGGTCGACACCCGCACCGAGGTGCTGCTCCAGCGGGCCATGGCGGCGCTGCGCACCGAGCGGACCAGCTTCGTCATCGCGCACCGGCTCTCCACCATCCGCGACGCCGACCTGATCCTCATGATGGACCAGGGCCGGATCGTCGAGCAGGGCACGCACGACGAACTGGTCGCCGCGAACGGCGCCTACGCCGAGCTCTACCGGTCGCAGTTCACCGCGGCGGTGGTCGAGGAGGACGCCGCCGCGCCGCTGCCGGTCGGCGGGCCGCCCGGACGGCCCGGCGGACCGCCCGGAGGGCCCGGCGGACCGCCCGGAGGGCCTGGAGGGCCCGGCGGGCCGCCCGGGAAGCCGGCGGCCGCGCCGGCCGGGCGCTGACGTGGACGCCACGAGGGGCGACCCGGCCGGGGCGGGCCGCGTGCGGTCAGGCCGGCGGGAGCAGGTCGGCCGAGCGGGCGGCCACCACGCCGGCGACCAGCGCCAGCGCGTCGGCCACCGGCATCGGGTCGAGCCCGCGCCCGTCGCGCAGGCGCAGCGAGACCGCGCCCTCGGCCGCCTCCCGGGGGCCGATCACCCCGAGGTACGGGACCCGGCGGCGGGCCGCGTCGCGGATCCGGGACCCCAGCGAGCCGGCCAGGTCGACCTCGGCCCGCAGCCCGGCGGCCTCGGCCCGGCGGGCCAGCTCGACGGCCTCGCCGGCCTGCCCGTCGTCGACCGGGAGCAGCACCAGCTGCACCGGGGCGTACCAGGCCGGGAAGGCGCCCGCGTGCACCTCGATGAGGTACGCGAACAGCCGCTCCATGCTGCCGACCAGGCTCCGGTGCACCATGACCGGTCGCTTCCGGCGCCCGTCCGCGTCGGTGTACGACAGGTCGAACCGCTCCGGCTTGTCGAAGTCGAGCTGGATGGTGGAGATGGTCGACTCCCGGCCGGCCGCGTCGACGATCTGAATGTCGATCTTCGGGCCGTAGAAGGCGGCCTCGCCGGGGCCCTCGTGGTAGTCCACCCCGTCGAGCGCGACGCGGAGCAGCTCCTCGGCCCGCGCCCAGTCGGCGTCGTCGCCCACGTACTTCTCTCCCGGCCCGCGCAGCGACAGCCGGAACCCCGCCGGCCGGACGCCGAGCGCGGCGTGCGCCTCGCGGATCAGCCGCAGGATCTCCCGCACCTCGTCGCCGACCTGCTCCAGCGCGCAGAAGTTGTGCGCGTCGTTGAGCGAGATGGCGCGCACCCGGGACAGCCCGCCGAGCACCCCCGAGCGTTCCGCCCGGTACATCCCGCCGATCTCGGCGACCCGCAGCGGCAGCTCCCGGTAGGAGCGGCCCCGGGCGCGGAAGACCAGCGCGTGGTGCGGGCAGAGTGCGGGGCGCAGCACGAACTCGTCGTCGGCGCTCAGCCGCATGGGCGGGAACATGTCGTCGGCGAAGTAGCCGAGATGGCCCGAGAGCTCGAACAGCTCCCGTTTGCCCAGTGGGGGCGAGTAGACGTGCCGGTAGCCGGCCCGGCGCTCCAGCTCCCGCACGTACTCCTCGACGGCGTGCCGGGCGGCGGCGCCCGCCGGCAGCCAGATCGGCAGCCCGGCGCCGGCCAGCGGGTCGGAGACGAACAGCTCCAGGTCCCGGCCGAGCCTGCGGTGGTCGATCATGTCGCTCTCCTTGATCGGGTACGACCCGGAGGCGAACTGACCCGGAACGCCGCGAGGCCCCGGAGCGGATCGCCCCGGGGCCTCGTCGACGGAAACGTCAGTGCGGCGCGCCGGGGATACCCGGCGTCGTGGTCAGCACCGCGCTACGCATGCGGCGACGGTACGCGCGGCGACGCGGCGGACGCACCTCGATTTCGCGACGCACCCGGATCCGGTGCGGTGGGGGCGGGTCGCCGGCACGGGACCTGCCGGCGACCCGCGGCGGCCCGGCCGTCGGGAACGGGGGACCCGACGTCTCCGGAGCCGCGCGCCGCCAACGGTACGCCGCGGATCGGCGATCTGCCGCCCGCCCCGGCACTCGGCGACGCCCCGGCTGCCGGTCACGTTCGGCGGCGCCGCATCGTTGAACACCAGTGGCCTGCGGGTGTCGGCCGTCACCGCCGGGCAGGGCTCCTCGCGGTGACGCGGGACACGCCGTCAGGCTCGGTCCGGTCTGACGGGGAACTCCGGCGAGGTGGCGGTCGTGGCCGAACTCATCTCTGACGTCGCGTCGCCCACCTGGGCGTACGCGCTGCTGCTCACCCTGCTGGTCGCCGACGCCTTCGTGCCGGTGGTGCCGACCCAGGTCGTCATGATCACCAGCGGGGCGCTGACCGTGTACGGCGGGCTCAGCCTGCCGCTGACCATCGCGGTCGGCGCGCTCGGCGTCTTCGCCGGCGACCTCGCCTGCTACCTGCTGGGGCGGACCGCCCCGACCCGCCGCGCGCCGCGACACGCGACCCCGGGACGGGCCCGGCGGGCCGCCGCCCGGGTCACCCGCGGGCTGCGCGAACCGGGGCCACTGGTGATCCTGCTCTGCCGGTTCGTGCCCGGGGGCCGGATGGCGGCCTGCTTCTCGGCCGGCCGCAGCCGGTACCCCTACCGCCTCTTCGTCCTCTACGAGGCCGCCGCGGCCATCTGCTGGGCCGCGTACGGGACGCTGGTCGGTCACCTCGGCGGGGCCGCGCTGACCGAGTCGGCGTGGCGGCTGCTGCTGATCGGCGGTGCCGCGGCGGCCGGGTTCGCGGGGGCGGGCTGGGCCATGACGGTGATCAGCGCCCGCCACTCCCGCACGGCGGGCGAGGCGACGGCCATGCCGCTGGCGGACGCACGATTTCCGGAACACCTCATCGGCCTGAAGGAAGACCAGCCATGACCCACGAAGTGAACCCGCGCGACGTCCGAGCCAGGGCCACGAAGGTCGACCCGACCTGGGACGAGCCCGACCGCGTGGCTCGGCGCGCCCATCTGCGGGAGCAGATGCTCGCCTCGGTCAGCGGTGTGCAGCTCGCCGAGATCCGCGAGCAGTTGGGCATGACCCAGACTCAGCTGGCCGAGGCCGCGGGGCTGCCGCCCGCGCGAATCAGCCAGATCGAGAACGGGGAGAGCAGCAACCTGGAGACGCTGAAGGCCTACGTGACGGGCCTCGGCGGGCATCTCGACGTCGTCGCCCGGGTCGGAGACATCCAGTTCGACGTGGCCTGAGTCCCGGCCACCCGGACAACCGGTAGGGGGCGACCCCCGGATCGAAGTGGGTGGTGGTCCCGGATCCGTTTCGGGCGGTTCCGGCGACAGGCTGAGGCATGCCTGGAACCCGGAGCAGTGGTCTGCTGGCCCTCGGCGGGATCGCCCTGGCGGCGGTGCTCACCGTCGTCGGTCACCTCGAGGTGAACGACAACCTGAATCCCTGGTCGCTGACCGTCAGCGACTTCGCCGTCTCCGACCGGGGCGGCGTGATCGACACGGCCATGGCGGTGCTCGCGGCGGCCACGCTCGTCCTCCTGCCGGCGCTGCGCCGGGCCGGCGCGGGCCGCCTCGCGGGGGCGCTGCTGGTGGCCTGGTCGGCCGGCCTGATGGCCGCCGCCGTGGTGCCCACCAACGAGCCCGGCCTGCCCATGGACGCCGCCGCCTACGTGCACCGGTACGCCTCGGTGGTGGCCTTCCTGGCCCTGCCCGTCGCCGGCTGGCTGCTCGCCCGGCGGCTCGGCGGGCGGGCCGCCGGGTGGGTGCGCGGCCTCGTCCTGACCAGTCTCGTGCTGGCCGCGGCGATGGTCTGGTCCGCCTACCCCGGCGACCGCCTGCTGATCGGCCTCGCCGAGCGCCTGCTCATCCTCGCCGAGGTCGCCCTGCTCGCGGTCGTCGCCGGCATCCTGGTCCGCCGCGAGATCGGCGAGGTGGCCGTTCCCCGGCTCCGGGACCACCCCCACCTCACCGAGCTGGCGGTGCCGGCCCGGCAGCGCGAGGTCACTCCAGCTCGTGGAGCATGAGCTGGCGGGCGGCCTCGGTGATCGAGCCGGACAGGCTCGGGTAGATCGTGATGGTCTGGGCCAGCTCGTTGACGGTGAGGTTGTTCTCCACCGCCATGGTGATCGGCAGGATCAGCTCGCTGGCCTTGGGGGCCACCACCACGCCGCCGATCACCTGGCCGCTGGCCGGCCGGCAGAAGAGCTTCACGAAGCCGTCGGCCAGGTCGGCCATCTTCGCCCGGGCGTTGCCGGAGAGCGGCAGCATCACCTGGCGGGCCGGGACCTTGCCGGCGTCGACCTCGTCCTGCGAGACGCCGACGGTGGCCAGCTCCGGGTCGGTGAAGACGTTCGCCGCGACGGTACGCAGCCGCAGCGGCCGGACCGCCTCGCCGAGCGCGTGCCACATGGCGATCCGGCCCTGCATGGCGGCGACGCTGGCCAGCGGCAGCACCCCGGTGCAGTCGCCGGCCGCGTAGATGCCGGGCACGTTGGTCCGGGAGACCCGGTCGACCGTGACGT is part of the Micromonospora halotolerans genome and encodes:
- a CDS encoding helix-turn-helix domain-containing protein, translating into MTHEVNPRDVRARATKVDPTWDEPDRVARRAHLREQMLASVSGVQLAEIREQLGMTQTQLAEAAGLPPARISQIENGESSNLETLKAYVTGLGGHLDVVARVGDIQFDVA
- a CDS encoding DUF998 domain-containing protein; the encoded protein is MPGTRSSGLLALGGIALAAVLTVVGHLEVNDNLNPWSLTVSDFAVSDRGGVIDTAMAVLAAATLVLLPALRRAGAGRLAGALLVAWSAGLMAAAVVPTNEPGLPMDAAAYVHRYASVVAFLALPVAGWLLARRLGGRAAGWVRGLVLTSLVLAAAMVWSAYPGDRLLIGLAERLLILAEVALLAVVAGILVRREIGEVAVPRLRDHPHLTELAVPARQREVTPARGA
- a CDS encoding DedA family protein, which encodes MAELISDVASPTWAYALLLTLLVADAFVPVVPTQVVMITSGALTVYGGLSLPLTIAVGALGVFAGDLACYLLGRTAPTRRAPRHATPGRARRAAARVTRGLREPGPLVILLCRFVPGGRMAACFSAGRSRYPYRLFVLYEAAAAICWAAYGTLVGHLGGAALTESAWRLLLIGGAAAAGFAGAGWAMTVISARHSRTAGEATAMPLADARFPEHLIGLKEDQP